One Lycium barbarum isolate Lr01 chromosome 5, ASM1917538v2, whole genome shotgun sequence genomic window carries:
- the LOC132641502 gene encoding protein NRT1/ PTR FAMILY 2.13-like: MEDKKNNKSSSLAFPSPENGMYDEEKQSSVSDSPAKTSRRKPGGWRAMPYVLGNETFERLASIGLLANFMQFLLTVFHMDQVSASNVLNIWSGVANFIPLLGAYISDAHIGRFWTIAFASVFEMLGMLTFTLIPWLPQLHPPTCNVGQQCKGPNKAQMGFLAMGLGFLSIGSGGIRPCSIPFGVDQFDSTTDEGRKGIASFFNWYYTSFTVVLIISLTLVVYIQDSVSWVIGFGIPTVLMFLSLILFFIGMKVYVYVKPEGSIFSSIIQVFVATHKKRKLKLPDERESNGIFYDPPIPEGSIVKKLPLTNEYRSLNKAAIVMEDDVNTDGTRSNKWRLCSIQQIEEVKCLLKIIPVWATGIICFTAMAQQGTFTMSQALKMDRHLGPKFQIPAGTLSVISMITVGIWLPIYDRLIVPSMRKITKIEGGITLLQRIGIGMVFSILSMVVAGLIEKVRRNSAIMNNSPDGIAPITVMWLAPQLILMGFAEAFNIIGQIEFYNKEFPENMSSVANSLFSCTVAVASYLSSLLVNILHTTTGGHGHPDWLTKDINAGRVENYYYVIAGLGVLNLFYFTYVARRYQYKTRLVVDDGIKSDVHELHDMKY, from the exons ATGGAGGACAAGAAAAATAATAAGTCTTCATCCTTAGCCTTCCCTTCGCCGGAAAATGGCATGTACGACGAAGAAAAACAGAGCTCTGTCAGTGATTCTCCGGCCAAAACTAGCCGGAGAAAACCTGGTGGATGGAGGGCTATGCCTTATGTTCTAG GAAATGAGACATTTGAGAGGTTGGCATCAATAGGACTATTAGCAAATTTCATGCAATTTTTATTAACAGTGTTTCATATGGACCAAGTGTCTGCCTCCAATGTTCTTAATATATGGTCTGGAGTTGCTAATTTCATACCATTGCTCGGTGCTTACATTTCCGATGCACATATCGGTCGATTTTGGACTATTGCTTTTGCCTCCGTTTTTGAAATGCTG GGAATGTTGACATTTACGTTGATACCTTGGTTACCTCAGCTGCACCCTCCTACTTGCAATGTGGGCCAACAATGCAAGGGGCCTAACAAAGCACAGATGGGTTTTCTAGCTATGGGCCTAGGATTTTTGTCCATTGGGTCTGGTGGAATAAGGCCTTGTAGCATCCCATTTGGTGTGGACCAATTTGATTCAACAACAGATGAAGGAAGAAAAGGAATTGCTAGCTTCTTTAATTggtattacacttcatttacagTAGTCCTGATAATTTCACTTACACTTGTGGTGTATATTCAAGATTCTGTGAGCTGGGTAATTGGATTTGGCATCCCTACCGTGCTCATGTTCTTGtctctcattttatttttcattggGATGAAAGTATACGTTTATGTGAAGCCCGAAGGAAGTATTTTCTCGAGCATCATTCAGGTTTTTGTCGCGACCCATAAAAAACGCAAGCTTAAGCTTCCAGATGAGCGTGAGAGTAACGGGATCTTTTATGATCCACCGATACCAGAAGGGTCTATCGTGAAGAAACTCCCTTTAACCAATGAGTACAG GTCCTTGAACAAAGCAGCTATAGTGATGGAGGATGATGTTAACACTGATGGAACTCGTTCAAATAAATGGAGGCTATGCAGTATTCAACAAATAGAAGAAGTAAAATGCCTTCTCAAAATTATCCCAGTTTGGGCGACAGGGATCATTTGTTTCACAGCCATGGCACAACAAGGGACATTCACGATGTCACAAGCTTTGAAAATGGATCGTCATCTCGGCCCCAAATTCCAAATTCCAGCTGGTACCCTCTCTGTTATATCAATGATCACTGTAGGAATATGGCTCCCTATCTATGACCGACTAATCGTGCCATCCATGAGAAAAATCACGAAAATTGAAGGTGGGATCACATTGTTACAAAGAATTGGAATTGGCATGGTTTTTTCAATTTTGTCTATGGTTGTCGCAGGGTTAATTGAGAAAGTGAGAAGGAATTCAGCTATAATGAATAATAGTCCTGACGGAATTGCACCTATTACAGTCATGTGGTTAGCACCACAATTAATACTTATGGGATTCGCCGAGGCTTTTAACATTATTGGCCAAATTGAGTTTTACAATAAGGAGTTTCCAGAAAATATGAGTAGTGTGGCTAATTCTTTGTTTTCTTGCACAGTGGCTGTTGCAAGTTATTTAAGCAGTTTATTAGTGAACATTTTGCATACAACTACAGGGGGACATGGACATCCAGATTGGTTAACAAAGGATATTAATGCTGGTAGAGTTGAGAATTACTACTATGTTATTGCAGGATTAGGAGTGTTGAATTTATTCTACTTTACATATGTTGCTCGTCGATATCAGTACAAGACTAGATTAGTCGTTGATGACGGAATTAAGTCTGATGTTCATGAACTTCATGACATGAAGTATTAA